CCTTACACTTACCAGTTTCAGCAGCTGGGAGCACATGACCTTCACAGAGAAAATTTTGTAGGGGCTGCTCCTGATGGTGGAAGTACCAGTCTCCCACAATGTCTTCAAACTCCTCCAACATGGTCTCACACTGGTCAAGTAGAAGGGCCAGAAGAGTATCTGCTCTGGAGGGATTTGGGATCCCGCCTGTCTTCTCTCCCTGCTCAACCTGACTGATTTTGGAGAGGCAGGTAGCCAGGAAGCTAAGTTTGGCCTACTAGATGTGCAatcctcattcattcaacaaacatttaccagcacCTATTCTGCCAAGTAGGTTATTAAACTCTTGAATTTCAGGTCCTTGCCTATAAAATATGTATGGTAATTGCACCTACCACATCAGGCTGTTAAGGGTAAAATGAGGCTACAGATGCAAAGTATCTGGTCCAGAGTCTGggacacagtaggtgctcaataagtgatGGTAGATATCATTAGCAACCATtgttactctttctttttttgagtccagctctgtcacccaggctggactgcagtggtgggatctcagctcactgcaacctccacctcccgggttcaagcgattctcctgcctcagcttcctgagtagctgggactacagatgcatgccaccacaccaccacgcccggctaattcttgtatttttagtagagacagggtttcactatgatggcccggctggtcttgaacccctgatgtcgtgatccgcctgtctcgccctctcaaagtgctgggattacatacgtgagccatcgcacctggcccgttattactttttaaaaattttccttaagGCAGGgcccaatggctcatgcctgtaatcccagcactttgggaggccaaggcgggtggatcacctgaggtcaggagttcgaccagcctggccaacatgatgaaaccccgtctctactaaaattacaaaaaattagccgggcgtggtggcaggcacctgtaatcccagctacttgggaggctgaagcaggagaatagcttgaacccgggaggcggaggttgcggtgagccgagatggtgccagtgcactccagcctgggcaataagagtgaaactccgtcttgaaaaaaaaaaaattctttaaaattattattatttgtagagaaggGTCTCTTATGTTGcacaagctggtctctaactctggTCTCAAACAGTCCTTCTCCCTCAGACTCGctaagtgctagcattacagttgtgagccactccacctggctcattatgatttcttttttttttgtttttgtttttgtttttttttgagatggagtcttgctctgtcgccctggctggagtgcaatggtgcgatctcggctcatggcaacctccacctcctgggttcaagcaattctcttgcctcagcctcccaagtagctgggatcacaggcgtgcaccaccacgcccagctaacttttgtgtttttattaaagacggggttttgccttgttggccaggctggtctcgaacttatgacctcaggtgatccacctgcctgagcctcccaaattgctgggattacaggtgtgagccaccgcaccccaccgCTCCTGGACCCACTTTAATCAATGGCACAGTCCTCACTCTGCCCCCTTCCCCATGCTCAGGGGTAGACATCCCCTACAGTCAAACCCTAGAACCTAGCTCCCCTCTCAGGTTCCCTTCTCACCTCCCTGGATGGTGCAGTGTCTTATCCTACCTGCTTCTTGAGGTATGTGACCTCCACGCTGGGCTCATCCCACAGCTCCAGAGGGATCCCCAGATCCACCTTCACCCCCTTCTGCACTAGGCCTTTCAGTGTTGCCATGGTCTGACTCTGACCCTGAGAGATTAAGAATTTGGCATCAGCCCAGCtcaccaccccacccctcccttcccctttctgCCATTTCAGTTTTGTCAACTACTAGAGATTCAAGGGTGAGTTCCATGATGGTGAGATGATGGGCGGATAACCTCTGGAGGGCCTCAGGGGATACAGATCTTTGTATCTGAGAAGTGGGGTCCTGCCCTGGGGAAGGGTCTGACCTTGGCATATCTCAGTGAGCCCTTGCGCTCAGCGTGAACACTATAGTCCAGGATCCGCTCACATAAATTCTCTAAGGCCTCTTCCAGCCTTGTCTCTCTGTGGAAAGAGAGGAAACAAAGATTCCCTGGATGCTGTAGGAACTCCCAGGGCTCCGTTGGGGGTTGGAAAGGGAGGAGCACGAAGGACTCACGAAACGCTGTAAGGCACGTGTCTCTTCCTCTTGCCTGTGTCCAGCACCTGCCCCAGCTCCAGCACCTCTCGAGATCGACCGGTGCGACTCAGCTCCGCCTGTAGCTCTGTGCTCAGCAGCTTACACACTGGTGGGGAGGAGAAACGTCCGGGGGGAGGTGAAAGACAAACACACCAGCCATTCATTCTGCAGATGACCTGAGGCAGCAGAGCATACAAGTGCAGACTATGGAGCCAGACTGGCTGGGTTGGAATCCTGGCTCAGCCATTTAGCAGCTGTGTGGCAATCTTCCTGCTTGCTGTGCTcggtttcttcatcttttttttttttttttcagacggactctcactgtcgcccaggctgtagtgcagtggcgcgatctcggctcactgccagctctgcctcccgggttcacgccattctcctgcctcagtctcccgagtagctgggactacaggcacccaccaccacgcctggctaattttttgtatttttagtagagacagggtttcaccgtgttagccaggatggtctcaatcagctgaccttgtgatccgcccgccttggcctcccaaagtactgggattacaggcgtgagccaccacgcccggccggtttcttcatctttaaaatgggataataggccacgagtggtggctcacacctgtaatcccagcactttgggaggctgaggcgggcagatcactttaggagttcaagaccagcctggccaatatggtgaaaccccatctctactaaaaatacaaaaactagccaggtgtggtggtgtgcacctgtaatagctactcgggaagctgagacaggagaatcacttgaacccaggaggtggaggttgcagtgagctgagatcccaccactgcaccccagtccaggcagcagagggagactccatctcaaaaaaagtaaaatacattaaaaataaataggccagcacagtgactcatgcctgtaatcccatcactttgggaggctgaggtgggtggatcacgaggtcaagagattgagaccatcctggccaacacagtgaaaccttgtctctactaaaaatacaaaaattagctgggcatggtggcgggcgcctgtaatcccagctacttgggaggctgaggcaggagaatcacttgaacccgggaggcggaggttgcagtgagctgagattgcaccactgcactccagcctgggcaacagcatgagacgctgtctgaaaagaaaagaaaaaaaaaaaaatatatatatataataaatacaactgGATAATAATAGTATGTCCCTCATAGGAGTGTGATGAAGATTAATCAACATATATAAAG
This genomic interval from Gorilla gorilla gorilla isolate KB3781 chromosome 6, NHGRI_mGorGor1-v2.1_pri, whole genome shotgun sequence contains the following:
- the CNPY4 gene encoding protein canopy homolog 4, which produces MGPVRLGILLFLFLAVHEAWAGMLKEEDDDTERLPSKCEVCKLLSTELQAELSRTGRSREVLELGQVLDTGKRKRHVPYSVSETRLEEALENLCERILDYSVHAERKGSLRYAKGQSQTMATLKGLVQKGVKVDLGIPLELWDEPSVEVTYLKKQCETMLEEFEDIVGDWYFHHQEQPLQNFLCEGHVLPAAETACLQETWTGKEITDGEEKTEGEEEQEEEEEEEGGDKMTKTGSHPKLDREDL